TTGCAAGTCGGTGCCAAGGCCATTTCTACTCCAAAGCAATTAGCTAATGTTAACATTGAGTTCGCTACTTTGTACTTGCCAGACCCAACCTCTCAAGTCAAGGCTAAGGTTGCCGACTCCGGTATTGTTGCTTTGGCTTACAAGCAACAATTGAGACCAGGTGTCACTTTGGGTGTCggtgcttctttcaatgctttGAACTTGTCTGAACCAGTTCACAAGATTGGTAGCTCTTTGTCCTTCTCCGCTTAAGTTGGgagatgatgattcaattATCACATTTACTATCTAAATTATTCTTAACGCTTTTTATGTTGCCGTGTAATTAGGATTGAATTCATTTTCAAGGTAGGTAGAACCTAACCATTCTAGATTAGAGTTATCTTGACTTTAATCAATTGTGTCCATAAACTGATGCATTGAGACGAGATGTAATTTGCAATTAAGTATTACGATTTAACGCAGCGCCATTCTGAACATTCTCATTAAAGGTTAGTGGATTACTGCATAGGTCTTTCCATCCAGAGCCAATGGGCAGGAATTTTTTTGACATTTATGTCTTGGTAATatttttgaacaatatGTATATTTCAAGTGGTTCacaattttccaattctaAAATAAATGGATGTAAACAAATTTAAATAGTGGTGTGGGATCCAGATAATGACGTCCATTTTTATAAAGAATACTCTAAAAAATAATTCATGATTGTTCCACGGTCGAATATAATATGTAGGAAAACTTAGATCTACGTCTTGCTTTACATCGGTCATTTCATTCTCCACCAGGTCCAAGCAGAGACTTAGgccaaagaagcaagaagCAGAAGACTAGATCTGTTTAGATACAGATGTTATATGAGTTGGCATCtttatcaattctttcaGTCACGTGATGCACACTCACATACTACTCATCGGATCATCAAGCAAAGGGCTCTCGTTAGAAGACGAGATGTAATGAATATAAACAAGCAGACAAACCGTACCAATAGAATAACCAAAGATGAGTGTAGTTGGTGAAGAGGTGAGTACCGAAACCTCGGAGGATTttggtttcaagaaacttggtCAAGCCACTATTTTACCATCTTACAATGAAAAACTGCCCTATACTTCACTACAAAACCTCGATATCTCCAATGAAAAGTGCCGTTATGTGGCTACTTCCGGTGGCAAAGTAGTCATCGGGGATCTACAATCACTAAGGGAATTCATTCAGAATGATGAGAATACCGAGATATCGTTTCTTTGGGAAAGAGAATTGAAAGACGTGATGATGGTCAAGTTTTCAGTAAGTGAAGACGTTGTAATAGTCTGCAAAGATGGGTCCGTATACACTGTCGATCAGAATAGCTTAAACGATCCAAAAAACATTTATAAGTTCGATAAGGCACTTTCACAAGCACAACTATTCCAATCGAGCTTGCTTGCAATAACCATTGACGATCAACTCTTTAGTTACAACCTGGCCCAGTCTTccctttcttcatcaatagcGGATAATCTGGCATCATTCGATATTATGGATAATGAGCTGTACCTGCTATTAGACGATTACTCAGTGCAGGTTAAGAATCTCCAAAACAACCATGAGACAATTAAGAAGCTTTCGGCTCCTCAAGAGCTAATGGACGAGTTTCATGACCAGTATCAtccaaatatcatcaaagtaTTGAACAAGAATCAGCTGCTGCTTGTTTTTGGTGAGAAGGTCTCAGAAACAGACGAAGATGTCATGTACGATCacaaatttttcatagTGGATCATTCGGCTGATCAGCCAACTTTCAGTGAATCTTTCGACATGACTCCCGCTTTTGGTTCTGTCTTGCGGTATCCTACATCCTACAATATACGCATACAAGAGCCAGTCCCGGAATACGAGGTTATCAACGTACTGGCTTCGGCTTGCTCCAGTGAAGTTACGATCTGGGATTCTAAAGAGGTCATTCAACCATCACAGGACAGCGAAAGAGCAGTACTTCCGATAAGTAAGACTACAGATAACGACACTAACCCAATCGGTGTGTCCCTCGACGTTAGCACGCATGGTGTCATAACAGATCCTTGTCCTGGAGTTGATAAGATTGATAGACTGCCGCTGATTTACATTCTAAACGACGAAGGTAATCTACAAATCGTGGGGCTATACCACTCATCAGCTATCAAAAGCGGTAACTTCAGTGTTCCGAACGTGGAAGAGGCTTCCTCAAGAACTATAGAACAAAAAACTAGTACTACCTCAATTTCTGATAAAGATAGCGGGTCTGTGTCTTTAAGTGACCTGAGTCTTGGaagcaagaaagaaacaacagatgttgatgaagcaAAGTCCACCGACAACGATAATAGTTCTTCCGGCTTTGAAATGCAATCCTCGAATAAGGCCGAGTCAAAGCCATTGTTCGGCTCATCGGTAAGCGATGCACCAACTAGCGAAGTTCCAAATAAGAAAGATGATTCTGCCGCCCAGCCGTTCAGCATCTATGGTAATAAAGCGGCGTTTGGCGCACCAGCATTTGGAACACCTGCATTCGGCACACCTGCATTTGGCGCTTCGGATGCAAAGCCAGCTTTTGGTCAAAcatcttttggaagctCTGATACAAAGTCAGCATTTGGCGCACCAGCATTCGGCACCTTGGATTCTAAATCACCATTTGGTGCaccatcttttggaagctCCGATTCGAAACCAGCTTTTGGCACCCCGTCTTTCGGAGGCTCTGGATTTGGAGCACTATCATTTGGTAGTTCTGATTCTAAACCAACATTTGGTAACCCATCTTTCGGAGGCTCCGATTCAAAACCTGGATTTGGAGCACCATCATTTGGTAGTTCGGATTCTAAACCAACATTTGGTAACCCATCTTTCGGAGGCTCCGATTCAAAACCAACATTTGGTAACCCATCTTTCGGAGGCTCCGATTCAAAACCTGCATTTGGAGCACCATCTTTCGGGAGCTCTGATACAAAGTCAGCATTTGGCGGACCAGCGTTTGGCTCCTCGGATACTAAAGCATCTTTCGGTGCaccatcttttgaaagcGCTGATTCTAAACCCGCTTTTGGCACGCCATCATTCGGAGGCTCGGATTCAAAACCTGCCTTCGGTGCACCATCATTTGGGAATTTAAACTCGAAGCCTACATTTGGTAAACCTGCATTTGGTTCTAGTGCTTTAAGTACTATCGACAAGAAAGttcaaaatgaacaaaGCCCCTTTGCCAATTCCACATTTAGTAAGTTCGCAGGCGAAAACCCATTTACTTCTAAAAAGAATGAACGATCGCCATTTGCTAGCTTGAGCGGGGATGAAGGCGAAAAGCAGACATCATCACCTTTTAAGTTGGATACTACGCAATCACCATTTGCTAAACTTGAAGCTAGCAAAGCAGATACAgagcttttcaatctcaaaaGCAAGCTGGCAACCGCATCTGAACAGGAGTTCAAATCGAATGATGTTACAGCTGATGAAATCAGTGCAACAGAAAATGAGGTTGAATCTGAGTCTGAACCTGACTCACACAGTGGGAGTGAAGAATCTgattttcaaaaaaacGTTCAAGGTGAAAGCAGTGCAGAAACAGCTACTTTCGAGCCTAAAGGTAAGGAAATAGAACATGCGATGCCATCACGGAAGAGTACGGAGGCGGCGGATGATACGCAAGACAATACAAATTCAGACCTATCTGATTCGACTATTGAGCAAACTCCTTCGGTGCAAGTACAACCTGCGAAAGCAGGTTATTCAGACTCATCTATCTCAGCAATCACTGCTCGCATCAAAGCGGGAGCAAAGGTATCTAGTGATGATCTAAAATTAAACCAGTTTGAAGAGCCAAAATTTACGGATCAAACAAGAGGGAACTCTCCATTTTCAGCGTTCGCTAATAATTTGGATAAGGCTTCTCCTTCGGGATTCTCTTTCGCTAAGATTTCTGCTGGCAATGAAGGAAGTGAGGATAGCAAGCCAAAGGAGGCTTTAACGGAGAACAGAAAAGGAGAGTCACTATCTGAATCACTGACTGAAAGTGCTGCTGAGATGGAGGAGGAATCCGCATCAGATGCTTCAGGTGtttctgaagaaaaaagcTCTGCTGTTGACGCAACTCCATATGCGGATGACAAGGACTCTCAACGTAAGGAAGATCGcgaggaagaagcaaaTGAAAGTGAACAGCAGAGAACCGGGATGACTGATGAGCCAGAGGAGTTTACTTCAAAAGAAATACAAGAAGCTATCGCTTCTGATGTTGATGGTTCTCAAGGTGGTGACGTTGCTCCTCGTGAGGACCTCATAAAAACTCCTAACAGCGAGAGCTTGGAGAAGGCAGATTCGGCTCGGGAAGAGTCTTACGACGCCCTTGATGATGTTACACAGGGAGAACTTGAAGCGGCCATGGGCGGTGCTCAGTTAGTGGAAGACGACGATGAGCAGAACACTGCCGACAAGGCGGTTCCCACCAGCGATTACAAGCCTCAAGAAAAAGTTGTTGTCACGCAAGGCGTACAGGCCCCTGAAGTTTCTGACAATGCCTGCCAGACTGTTTCACCTGCATCTTGCGATTTCGAAGTACAAACATTTCAGAACGAGGAATCATATGTGGCTACGCAACACAAACCGAAGCCCGTTCCATCCTACTTCACAGGTGCAAATATCACTCAATTGCAATACAGCTCAAGTGATCCAATCATGAAATCTATCGAGAAAACATACCAGGTTGTATCTGCAGAAATGTCTGTGCTACGAGAAAACGCCAGCAAGATGAACGAATTCATGGTGGATCAGTCAACTCGCTACTTAGAGAACAGAAGCAAGAAGACGATCTCTAATATATATACATGGAGAATTCCGGAATCAGAACAGCTTCAGGCCATCATCACCGAGGAGACAAAGCCAtttgttgataaattgcaaaagatcGAGAAGCTACAGCAGGatttggccaaattggaGTTGAACGATACAAAACCATTAAAAGAAGAACTGCGAAAGGCCAAAACCGAATACTATCAATGCGAAACACTTGACTGTAACCCAGAGCTGGGGGAACTCAAGTATcaccaattgaagatgcAACATGAACTGCGTcaaaaaatgtcaaagCTGACAGAGAAGTTTGAGCACGTTGAAGAGTTGGTTCAGATCCTTAAGCTGTGTACTGTAGAGAATCAGCGGATTCAAGACAACCCGTATGTCAGTAAATTGGTCAAAGACTCCGCAAGACGGCAAAACCTCCTGGATGAGATAGTAAGTCTACGCGAAGAGATTCATGCTTTGAACTCAACCAGCAGGGCAGTACATGCACCAGAGAAAAGTTCTACTGGCTATTCTGTAGGCAAGGAGGAAATTCAATCTGCGCCAGTGGTTGAACTAGGTTTGCAACTCAGTACCAAGCAACAACTTGGTGAATATCtaaagaagcaaagaaagatccCAGGTGCGTGAAAGGATACTGTACTCTATAAAGCTATTATCTAATGCCGATGAACTTAGTAATAGAATTTTAATAATCATTTAACAAGTTGATGCCAAAGCTTTTAGTTGCTTCGCGAACTCTCTGATAAGAATGTCATTTTCCTCTGGGGTCCCGACTGTAATTCTTAAACAACCTTCGCAACCTAATTCAGTACCTCTGAATCTGACAACCACCGCAGATTCGGTAGCCAATTTCCGGTATAGTGCCTTAGCCAATTTGTTGTCACCTTTGTTGATTCTTAACAACAGGAAATTGGAATCAATACCACCAACGTATTGATCATCAACGAAATCTAAGGAAGTTAggctcttcaacaaacGTTGCTTCTCTTTATTGACAGCCTTGgcattttcttccattgCAGTGAAAGCATCATCCTCGACAGCTTTTAAAGCGTATTCAGATGTGATAGAGGAGATATTGTATGGCGCTTTCATAGAGTTGAGCACTTTCGCAAATTCCTTGGAGGTAAATGTCATACCAACTCTAATACCAGCCAAACCAAAGGATTTGGATAAAGTTTGTAAAGTACAAATGTTTGGGTACTTGTTTACCAAAGGTGCGGTTGAACCACCACAGAAGTCAATGTATGCTTCGTCGACTACCAGAATACCTTGATCCCAGTTCTGcagaattttttcaattctagAAGTTTCAATCTTGGCTCCTGTTGGATTACCAGGAGAAGTGATAAAGACtaatttgatcaatggatcctttttcaaagtatcCAAAACAGCCTCAGTGTCGACTTGGAAGGAATTATCGCTCGTCACTAAAGGACATTTGACGATTTCAACGTCATTGACGCTAGCACAGACGGAATACATGCCGTAAGTTGGTGGCATAGCCATAATTTTCTCCTTACCTGGAACACAAGTGGCCCTAATGATCGCATCAATACTTTCATCAGACCCAACTCCCAGACACAAATTTTCCGCAGTCAATGGTGtaatatctttgaaagagctgGTTCTATTACGGTAATTAGCCATGGCAGTCTTGAACTCAATCTGATGAGGGTCTGGATAACGGTGTAAATTTAAACCGGCCAAATCCCTAGGCACTGGGCCATTAGCATTCTCATTTGCATCTAATAGCACACCTTCCTTATAGTCATCTCTAGCACAACGGTATGGTTCTAAGTTGTAAATTTTTGGTCTAACTATCTTGGATAGATCGAAAGTCATCGCGGCGATTGGAATACTTTATTGGTACCTGAGTATCTATAGCTGCTAGAACATAATCGATTATTATAAACAGGCGAGAAGCGCTCTGAGTCATATCAGGTTAGTGCAGCCTGTCAACTTTTCCTCGCTCTACGGACGCCGCTGGGCGAAAAGTTGCAAAATCGGGCATTTTCCGTCTTGGAACAACCAGATTGGTGTTGAACATAGTGATAAACTCAAGATCTACCTCACCTTTTAGACCACCAGAGAAAATCCCATACTCTTGATATATACCTGCAACAGACCAACCCTGTAATAACTTGCGAATGATGCCAACAACGACGCCTGCGCGGTGCTTGCCCTTGTTCGAATGGATTAGTATAGGGTAGTTATCGACGTCCAGCACTAACTGCAGTACTTGATCCATACGTTCTTGAATGTCCGGATCACGACATGAGTCCATGTAGATCCTGTGAAACTGGATTTTTTCTTGCTCTAGAAACTCTGCGTATTCAGGCGAAAGTTCATCCTTCTCACCAACGTAGATGATAGTCTTTAGGTGCAATTGGTCTCTGATGAAAGCATAGTTTAAGGGCATAGGGTAGCCCGATCTGTAAAGGGACACATCCGTGCTAACCACGGGAGAGAAACTAAGTGGTGGTATGTAGTTGGCCCGTTGTCCCATCTCTTGTTTCGGCTTCGACACAGGTATGCCATGTTTGAATGATCGAGTGGTTTTGTCAAACGCTTTCGCGATAGAACAAGTGAGATAGTGAGAGAGAGTAGACAATACAAGAAGTGTAGAAAACAGAGATCTATATATACTTCTACAACTGCGACTACCGCTATTGCTATATAGCGTTTTATTGAGACTCACAAAGAGGTCTGTCAAAACGCGTTTGAAACGCTATTGAAAGTGGGCAAGGAGCCGATGAATCGGTCAAAAATCGATCGAGTTTGAGCCTCATTGTAGTCCAGATCTCCTAACCTGCTATTATTCAGtaaattctttctttgaattttcattcttgaaacGAAATGTTTCTATCAGGGCCCTAAAGCGTTTTTACCCGATCCGGTAAGCAACGAAACATATATACACTATATAGATGGGGAGAGCTGTATTAATAGTCTTGATGAGTTGCTGATGGTTTAAAAGTATACTAGCAAGAGGATGTCAACGATGGATGCTGTAGTGAAGGCTCTGCCCAAGTTCACTACAAGTGCGACTTCTGAAACCGCAACGGCCACCGATGAGAGTTCAGCGAGTTCCTCCACGATTTCATATACCCCCACAGTGACACCTCCATCGCCTGCTGGTAACCCCAATATATGGGATTCGGACCACAGGCCTAATGGGACCGTGTTTATCGCTGTGGGAAGTATTGTAGCGGCGATCTTCCTTGGAATGCTATTGTGGTCTGTGATCACAAGCCACCTGTCTCGTCGAATCGCCAAGAAGACAATGATGGGAGATCGCTATGAGGGCCATAGCCGTGAGAGTAGTGGATTCTACGACAATGGTGACGATAAGGAGTTTTTAGCAGCTTTTAAGGGTTCAGATGATCAGAAAACCA
The window above is part of the Torulaspora delbrueckii CBS 1146 chromosome 3, complete genome genome. Proteins encoded here:
- the HIS5 gene encoding histidinol-phosphate transaminase (similar to Saccharomyces cerevisiae HIS5 (YIL116W); ancestral locus Anc_2.252); this translates as MTFDLSKIVRPKIYNLEPYRCARDDYKEGVLLDANENANGPVPRDLAGLNLHRYPDPHQIEFKTAMANYRNRTSSFKDITPLTAENLCLGVGSDESIDAIIRATCVPGKEKIMAMPPTYGMYSVCASVNDVEIVKCPLVTSDNSFQVDTEAVLDTLKKDPLIKLVFITSPGNPTGAKIETSRIEKILQNWDQGILVVDEAYIDFCGGSTAPLVNKYPNICTLQTLSKSFGLAGIRVGMTFTSKEFAKVLNSMKAPYNISSITSEYALKAVEDDAFTAMEENAKAVNKEKQRLLKSLTSLDFVDDQYVGGIDSNFLLLRINKGDNKLAKALYRKLATESAVVVRFRGTELGCEGCLRITVGTPEENDILIREFAKQLKALASTC
- the OCA2 gene encoding Oca2p (similar to Saccharomyces cerevisiae OCA2 (YNL056W); ancestral locus Anc_2.251), which gives rise to MGQRANYIPPLSFSPVVSTDVSLYRSGYPMPLNYAFIRDQLHLKTIIYVGEKDELSPEYAEFLEQEKIQFHRIYMDSCRDPDIQERMDQVLQLVLDVDNYPILIHSNKGKHRAGVVVGIIRKLLQGWSVAGIYQEYGIFSGGLKGEVDLEFITMFNTNLVVPRRKMPDFATFRPAASVERGKVDRLH
- the NUP159 gene encoding FG-nucleoporin NUP159 (similar to Saccharomyces cerevisiae NUP159 (YIL115C); ancestral locus Anc_2.253) — encoded protein: MSVVGEEVSTETSEDFGFKKLGQATILPSYNEKLPYTSLQNLDISNEKCRYVATSGGKVVIGDLQSLREFIQNDENTEISFLWERELKDVMMVKFSVSEDVVIVCKDGSVYTVDQNSLNDPKNIYKFDKALSQAQLFQSSLLAITIDDQLFSYNLAQSSLSSSIADNLASFDIMDNELYLLLDDYSVQVKNLQNNHETIKKLSAPQELMDEFHDQYHPNIIKVLNKNQLLLVFGEKVSETDEDVMYDHKFFIVDHSADQPTFSESFDMTPAFGSVLRYPTSYNIRIQEPVPEYEVINVLASACSSEVTIWDSKEVIQPSQDSERAVLPISKTTDNDTNPIGVSLDVSTHGVITDPCPGVDKIDRLPLIYILNDEGNLQIVGLYHSSAIKSGNFSVPNVEEASSRTIEQKTSTTSISDKDSGSVSLSDLSLGSKKETTDVDEAKSTDNDNSSSGFEMQSSNKAESKPLFGSSVSDAPTSEVPNKKDDSAAQPFSIYGNKAAFGAPAFGTPAFGTPAFGASDAKPAFGQTSFGSSDTKSAFGAPAFGTLDSKSPFGAPSFGSSDSKPAFGTPSFGGSGFGALSFGSSDSKPTFGNPSFGGSDSKPGFGAPSFGSSDSKPTFGNPSFGGSDSKPTFGNPSFGGSDSKPAFGAPSFGSSDTKSAFGGPAFGSSDTKASFGAPSFESADSKPAFGTPSFGGSDSKPAFGAPSFGNLNSKPTFGKPAFGSSALSTIDKKVQNEQSPFANSTFSKFAGENPFTSKKNERSPFASLSGDEGEKQTSSPFKLDTTQSPFAKLEASKADTELFNLKSKLATASEQEFKSNDVTADEISATENEVESESEPDSHSGSEESDFQKNVQGESSAETATFEPKGKEIEHAMPSRKSTEAADDTQDNTNSDLSDSTIEQTPSVQVQPAKAGYSDSSISAITARIKAGAKVSSDDLKLNQFEEPKFTDQTRGNSPFSAFANNLDKASPSGFSFAKISAGNEGSEDSKPKEALTENRKGESLSESLTESAAEMEEESASDASGVSEEKSSAVDATPYADDKDSQRKEDREEEANESEQQRTGMTDEPEEFTSKEIQEAIASDVDGSQGGDVAPREDLIKTPNSESLEKADSAREESYDALDDVTQGELEAAMGGAQLVEDDDEQNTADKAVPTSDYKPQEKVVVTQGVQAPEVSDNACQTVSPASCDFEVQTFQNEESYVATQHKPKPVPSYFTGANITQLQYSSSDPIMKSIEKTYQVVSAEMSVLRENASKMNEFMVDQSTRYLENRSKKTISNIYTWRIPESEQLQAIITEETKPFVDKLQKIEKLQQDLAKLELNDTKPLKEELRKAKTEYYQCETLDCNPELGELKYHQLKMQHELRQKMSKLTEKFEHVEELVQILKLCTVENQRIQDNPYVSKLVKDSARRQNLLDEIVSLREEIHALNSTSRAVHAPEKSSTGYSVGKEEIQSAPVVELGLQLSTKQQLGEYLKKQRKIPGA